In the Nerophis ophidion isolate RoL-2023_Sa linkage group LG01, RoL_Noph_v1.0, whole genome shotgun sequence genome, one interval contains:
- the LOC133550067 gene encoding gastrula zinc finger protein XlCGF57.1-like isoform X2: protein MFAKTIAEYEVDFCPTREDNERQHQLLFKKRQVVSRRTDVQQHPDIKEEDSHPPHVKEEEEESQPAHIKEEEDEVWITQEEECLLGQEAADLTMVSVKTEDHGHKPPESSQLGPSPNFCEEHLLSEQQERFPSVEQVQPTQIKKEEEEPQPLWTVEENDVPQPPALKGTTRHSPHTLKMNINHSPYISNRKRRSHNGGSEKGEAEPPTPHITEADGDNTFLAPLSDSDDITSHSIDTDDEEDDTDDDDDEDDDEDCKADDTHLKCPHCDKTFKYPSDLKRHMRTHTGEKPVTCSVCCKRFSQKTSLILHMRLHTGEKPFSCTTCNKGFTQKRDLQVHMKTHTGERPFMCSMCSKSFSTKDSLIKHTRTHTGEKRFLCSICGKGFTQNCDLRSHMRTHTGEKPFMCSFCSQRFSAKESLVKHTRTHTGEKPFTCSRCNKSFGDRTTFVVHMRSHTGDQPFSCSVCNKRFSQRANLIKHQRMHAGEKPFLCSVCGKDFVQSQHLKRHMKVHTGDQPFTCSVCNKSFSAKESLKVHMRKHTGEKPFNCSDCNKSFFHRTTFVVHMRAHNGEKPFMCSVCSKGFTQKANLINHTRMHTGEKPFKCSVCGKGFVQSQHLKRHMNVHTREKVLSCSVCDERFSYKYQCKKHKCAGENSSSK, encoded by the exons atgttcgcaaaaacgatagcagagtatGAGGTGGATTTTTGCCCAACAAGAGAGGATaacgagcgacaacatcaactactttTTAAGAAACGTCAAGTTGTGTCAcgcagaacag atgtcCAGCAGCACCCAGATATTAAAGAGGAGGATTCACACCCCCCTCATgtaaaagaggaagaggaggagtcacagcccgcccacatcaaagaggaagaggatgaggtctggatcactcaggaggaagagtgtcttctaggacagGAGGCAGCTGACCTGACCATGGTCTCTGTGAAGACCGAAGACCATGGccacaaaccacctgagtcctcccAGCTTGGTcccagtccaa ATttttgtgaagaacatcttctctctGAACAGCAAGAGCGCTTTCCCAGTGTGGAGCAGGTACAGCCCACTcaaattaaaaaggaagaggaggagccacagccccttTGGACGGTAGAGGAAAACGATGTGCCTCAGCCCCCTGCGTTAAAGGGAACGACTCGCCACAGCccccacacattaaaaatgaacATCAACCACAGCCCTTACATATCAAATAGGAAGAGGAGGAGCCACAACGGTGGAAGTGAGAAgggagaggcggagcctccaactCCACACataacagaagctgatggagacaaCACattcttagctccactatcagatagtgacgaCATAACGTCACACTCTattgacactgatgatgaagaagatgacactgatgatgatgatgatgaagatgatgatgaagactGTAAAGCTGACGACACACACTTGAAATGtcctcactgtgacaaaaccttcaaataccccagtgatctgaaaagacacatgagaacacacactggagaaaaacctgtCACATGCTCAGTTTGCTGTAAAAGATTCTCCCAGAAGACAAGTTTGATTTTACACATGAGGCtacacactggggaaaaacccTTTTCCTGTACAACCTGCAATAAAGGGTTTACTCAAAAAAGGGACCTGCAGGTGCACATGAAGACACACACCGGAGAGAGGCCTTTCATGTGCTCAATGTGCAGTAAAAGTTTTTCCACAAAGGACAGTTTGATAAAGCATACGAGAACGCACACTGGGGAAAAACGTTTCTTATGTTCcatctgcggtaaaggttttactcaaaattgcgatctgaggtcacacatgagaacacacaccggggagaaaccattcatgtgctcaTTTTGCAGTCAGCGATTCTCCGCAAAGGAAAGTTTGGTAAAACACACAAGgacgcacaccggagaaaaaccctttACCTGTTCAAGGTGCAACAAAAGCTTCGGTGACCGGACCACATTTGTGGTGCACATGAGATCACACACGGGGGACCAACCGTTCTCGTGCTCAGTTTGTAACAAAAGATTCTCCCAGAGAGCAAATTTGATCAAACACCAAAGAATGCACGCCGGGGAAAAACCTTTTCTATGTTCGGTCTGTGGCAAAGATTTTGTCCAAAGTCaacatctgaaaagacacatgaaagTCCATACTGGGGACCAACCATTCACGTGCTCAGTTTGTAATAAAAGCTTCTCCGCCaaggaaagtttaaaagtacacatgagaaaacacactggagaaaaaccttttaactGTTCAGATTGCAACAAAAGCTTTTTTCACCGAACAACCTTTGTAGTACACATGAGGGCACAcaatggagaaaaacctttcatgtGCTCAGTTTGCAGTAAAGGATTCACCCAGAAAGCAAATTTGATCAATCACACAAGAATGcacactggggaaaaaccttTTAAATGTTcggtctgtggtaaaggttttgtccaaagtcaacatttgaaaagacacatgaatgtacacacaagagagaaagtgttgagttgcagtgtgtgtgatgAAAGATTCTCCTacaagtaccagtgtaagaaacacaagtgcgctggtgagaacagcagcagcaaatga
- the LOC133550067 gene encoding zinc finger protein ZFP2-like isoform X1 yields MFAKTIAEYEVDFCPTREDNERQHQLLFKKRQVVSRRTGMMERRRHAVTLLVFTSRRACSAAHAHRVLTSRHDVQQHPDIKEEDSHPPHVKEEEEESQPAHIKEEEDEVWITQEEECLLGQEAADLTMVSVKTEDHGHKPPESSQLGPSPNFCEEHLLSEQQERFPSVEQVQPTQIKKEEEEPQPLWTVEENDVPQPPALKGTTRHSPHTLKMNINHSPYISNRKRRSHNGGSEKGEAEPPTPHITEADGDNTFLAPLSDSDDITSHSIDTDDEEDDTDDDDDEDDDEDCKADDTHLKCPHCDKTFKYPSDLKRHMRTHTGEKPVTCSVCCKRFSQKTSLILHMRLHTGEKPFSCTTCNKGFTQKRDLQVHMKTHTGERPFMCSMCSKSFSTKDSLIKHTRTHTGEKRFLCSICGKGFTQNCDLRSHMRTHTGEKPFMCSFCSQRFSAKESLVKHTRTHTGEKPFTCSRCNKSFGDRTTFVVHMRSHTGDQPFSCSVCNKRFSQRANLIKHQRMHAGEKPFLCSVCGKDFVQSQHLKRHMKVHTGDQPFTCSVCNKSFSAKESLKVHMRKHTGEKPFNCSDCNKSFFHRTTFVVHMRAHNGEKPFMCSVCSKGFTQKANLINHTRMHTGEKPFKCSVCGKGFVQSQHLKRHMNVHTREKVLSCSVCDERFSYKYQCKKHKCAGENSSSK; encoded by the exons atgttcgcaaaaacgatagcagagtatGAGGTGGATTTTTGCCCAACAAGAGAGGATaacgagcgacaacatcaactactttTTAAGAAACGTCAAGTTGTGTCAcgcagaacag gcATGATGGAGCGTCGTCGCCACgcggtgacattgctggtttttacgagcagaagagcatgttcggcagcgcacgcacacagagtacttacaagcagacacg atgtcCAGCAGCACCCAGATATTAAAGAGGAGGATTCACACCCCCCTCATgtaaaagaggaagaggaggagtcacagcccgcccacatcaaagaggaagaggatgaggtctggatcactcaggaggaagagtgtcttctaggacagGAGGCAGCTGACCTGACCATGGTCTCTGTGAAGACCGAAGACCATGGccacaaaccacctgagtcctcccAGCTTGGTcccagtccaa ATttttgtgaagaacatcttctctctGAACAGCAAGAGCGCTTTCCCAGTGTGGAGCAGGTACAGCCCACTcaaattaaaaaggaagaggaggagccacagccccttTGGACGGTAGAGGAAAACGATGTGCCTCAGCCCCCTGCGTTAAAGGGAACGACTCGCCACAGCccccacacattaaaaatgaacATCAACCACAGCCCTTACATATCAAATAGGAAGAGGAGGAGCCACAACGGTGGAAGTGAGAAgggagaggcggagcctccaactCCACACataacagaagctgatggagacaaCACattcttagctccactatcagatagtgacgaCATAACGTCACACTCTattgacactgatgatgaagaagatgacactgatgatgatgatgatgaagatgatgatgaagactGTAAAGCTGACGACACACACTTGAAATGtcctcactgtgacaaaaccttcaaataccccagtgatctgaaaagacacatgagaacacacactggagaaaaacctgtCACATGCTCAGTTTGCTGTAAAAGATTCTCCCAGAAGACAAGTTTGATTTTACACATGAGGCtacacactggggaaaaacccTTTTCCTGTACAACCTGCAATAAAGGGTTTACTCAAAAAAGGGACCTGCAGGTGCACATGAAGACACACACCGGAGAGAGGCCTTTCATGTGCTCAATGTGCAGTAAAAGTTTTTCCACAAAGGACAGTTTGATAAAGCATACGAGAACGCACACTGGGGAAAAACGTTTCTTATGTTCcatctgcggtaaaggttttactcaaaattgcgatctgaggtcacacatgagaacacacaccggggagaaaccattcatgtgctcaTTTTGCAGTCAGCGATTCTCCGCAAAGGAAAGTTTGGTAAAACACACAAGgacgcacaccggagaaaaaccctttACCTGTTCAAGGTGCAACAAAAGCTTCGGTGACCGGACCACATTTGTGGTGCACATGAGATCACACACGGGGGACCAACCGTTCTCGTGCTCAGTTTGTAACAAAAGATTCTCCCAGAGAGCAAATTTGATCAAACACCAAAGAATGCACGCCGGGGAAAAACCTTTTCTATGTTCGGTCTGTGGCAAAGATTTTGTCCAAAGTCaacatctgaaaagacacatgaaagTCCATACTGGGGACCAACCATTCACGTGCTCAGTTTGTAATAAAAGCTTCTCCGCCaaggaaagtttaaaagtacacatgagaaaacacactggagaaaaaccttttaactGTTCAGATTGCAACAAAAGCTTTTTTCACCGAACAACCTTTGTAGTACACATGAGGGCACAcaatggagaaaaacctttcatgtGCTCAGTTTGCAGTAAAGGATTCACCCAGAAAGCAAATTTGATCAATCACACAAGAATGcacactggggaaaaaccttTTAAATGTTcggtctgtggtaaaggttttgtccaaagtcaacatttgaaaagacacatgaatgtacacacaagagagaaagtgttgagttgcagtgtgtgtgatgAAAGATTCTCCTacaagtaccagtgtaagaaacacaagtgcgctggtgagaacagcagcagcaaatga